In Piliocolobus tephrosceles isolate RC106 chromosome 5, ASM277652v3, whole genome shotgun sequence, a single genomic region encodes these proteins:
- the PPP1R3G gene encoding protein phosphatase 1 regulatory subunit 3G: MEPTGARLSLEAPGPAPFGEPPLVEELSVPGVLCVQGGGDGGGTSETPSPDAQLGDRPLSPKEEAALQEQEELLQCRRRCRARSFSLPADPILQAAKFLQQQQQQAVVLGGEGAEDAPLGRGGCCAKCKKRVQFADTLGLTLASVKHFSEAEEPQVPSAVLSRLRSFPMRAEDLELLAAAAAAAPLSAQPSRLRPLFQLPGPSAAAERLQRQRVCLERVQCSTASGAEVKGSGRVLSCPGPRAVTVRYTFTEWRSFLDVPAELQPEPLEPQPPEAQSGASEPGSGDAKKEPGAECFHFSLCLPPGLQPEDEEQADARGVAVHFAVCYRCAQGEYWDNNAGANYTLRYARPADAL; the protein is encoded by the coding sequence ATGGAGCCCACAGGGGCGCGGTTAAGTTTGGAGGCGCCGGGACCAGCGCCCTTCGGAGAGCCCCCGCTGGTCGAGGAACTGTCCGTCCCGGGGGTCCTCTGCGTGCAGGGTGGCGGCGACGGCGGTGGCACTTCGGAGACCCCGAGTCCTGACGCTCAGCTAGGGGATAGGCCCCTGTCCCCGAAGGAAGAGGCCGCCCTCCAGGAGCAGGAGGAGCTGCTGCAatgccgccgccgctgccgcgcGCGCTCCTTCTCCCTGCCCGCCGACCCCATCCTGCAGGCGGCCAAGttcctgcagcagcagcagcaacaggcAGTGGTGCTGGGCGGCGAGGGGGCGGAGGACGCGCCGCTCGGCCGGGGCGGCTGCTGCGCCAAGTGCAAGAAGCGGGTGCAGTTCGCGGACACGCTGGGGCTGACCCTGGCCAGCGTGAAGCACTTCAGCGAGGCGGAGGAGCCGCAGGTGCCGTCCGCAGTGCTCTCGCGCCTCCGAAGCTTCCCTATGCGTGCTGAGGACCTGGAACTGCTGGCCGCCGCGGCAGCGGCCGCGCCCCTCTCAGCGCAGCCTTCCCGGCTCCGACCGCTCTTCCAGCTCCCGGGGCCGAGCGCCGCGGCCGAGCGCCTGCAGCGGCAGCGCGTGTGCCTGGAGCGCGTGCAGTGCTCGACGGCCTCGGGCGCGGAGGTGAAGGGCTCCGGCCGCGTGCTCAGCTGCCCTGGGCCCAGGGCCGTGACCGTGCGCTACACCTTTACCGAGTGGCGCTCCTTCCTGGACGTGCCAGCTGAGCTGCAGCCCGAGCCGCTGGAGCCACAGCCGCCAGAGGCGCAGTCGGGGGCCTCCGAGCCAGGTTCCGGGGATGCCAAGAAAGAGCCAGGCGCCGAGTGCTTCCACTTCTCGCTGTGCCTGCCCCCGGGCCTGCAGCCTGAGGACGAAGAGCAAGCTGACGCGCGCGGCGTCGCGGTCCACTTCGCTGTCTGCTACCGCTGTGCGCAGGGCGAGTATTGGGACAACAACGCGGGTGCCAACTACACGCTGCGCTACGCGCGCCCTGCGGACGCGCTCTGA